One region of Posidoniimonas polymericola genomic DNA includes:
- a CDS encoding DUF1559 domain-containing protein: MRLKASRRRPGGFTLVELLVVIAIIGVLIALLLPAVQSAREAARRNQCLNNCKQMGLAIHNYHDTSKYLPPSRVRDQYLTWAGIILDYMEEGNIADQVDLTKRFDDQPQVFRESVIPVYHCPSRGRDGDLTIPRGQQIPVSGSNAAGDPIGIRGDYACVSSTFRSSSQSSMDQYFDGAIVLPKRNDTSGNFKGRTSFKKLVDGLSNTFLVSENSYWMSARASIYDGDDNPGGIMGRADINIVKAALPNGGRGINLGQRQGGAIAQSPVDVIVDGRPCWFGSDHPQVMIVTLADGSGRSMSKGTELEILEAFVTRNGQEVVNLGDL; encoded by the coding sequence ATGAGATTGAAAGCGAGTCGACGTCGGCCCGGCGGCTTTACGCTGGTAGAGCTGCTGGTGGTGATCGCCATCATCGGCGTGCTGATCGCGCTGCTGCTGCCCGCCGTGCAGTCGGCCCGCGAGGCCGCCCGCCGCAACCAGTGCCTGAACAACTGCAAGCAGATGGGCCTGGCGATCCACAACTACCACGACACCTCGAAATACCTGCCGCCCAGCCGGGTGCGGGACCAGTACCTGACGTGGGCCGGGATTATCCTCGATTACATGGAAGAGGGGAACATCGCCGATCAGGTCGACCTGACCAAGCGATTTGACGACCAACCCCAAGTCTTCCGCGAGTCGGTGATTCCCGTGTACCACTGCCCGTCACGTGGCAGGGACGGAGACCTCACAATCCCCCGCGGACAGCAGATCCCCGTGTCCGGATCCAACGCCGCTGGGGACCCGATTGGCATTCGCGGTGACTACGCGTGCGTGTCGAGCACATTCCGTTCCAGCAGCCAATCGTCGATGGATCAGTACTTCGACGGCGCCATTGTCCTGCCAAAGCGCAACGATACGAGTGGAAACTTCAAGGGCCGCACCAGTTTCAAGAAGCTCGTCGACGGCCTGTCGAACACCTTCTTAGTGTCCGAGAACTCGTACTGGATGTCGGCCCGGGCGTCGATCTACGACGGCGATGACAACCCAGGCGGCATCATGGGCCGAGCTGATATCAACATAGTCAAGGCAGCATTGCCGAACGGTGGTCGCGGCATTAACCTCGGCCAGCGGCAGGGCGGCGCCATCGCCCAGTCGCCGGTGGATGTCATCGTTGACGGCCGGCCCTGCTGGTTTGGCTCCGACCACCCCCAGGTCATGATCGTCACGCTCGCCGACGGCAGCGGCCGGTCGATGAGCAAGGGCACTGAACTCGAGATCCTCGAGGCCTTCGTGACCCGCAACGGGCAGGAGGTCGTCAATCTGGGGGACCTCTGA